In Syngnathus scovelli strain Florida chromosome 11, RoL_Ssco_1.2, whole genome shotgun sequence, one DNA window encodes the following:
- the rassf5 gene encoding ras association domain-containing protein 5 isoform X4: MKLASDGSYTGFIKVHLRLSRPVTVPALEEPVLGAPDGSLSERQDCRQGEDRTSFYLPCDCVKQLHISSTTTTREVIQGLLKKFMVLDNPRKFALYRQTHRDGQDLFQKLPLCERPLLLRLIAGPDPEQLSFVLKENETGEVEWHAFSVPELQNFLVILDKEEAERVRAVQSKYTMYKRRLQQALQQHDP; encoded by the exons ATGAAATTG GCTTCAGACGGCTCCTACACGGGTTTTATCAAAGTCCACCTGAGGCTCAGTCGACCCGTCACAGTGCCGGCTCTGGAGGAGCCGGTCCTGGGAGCTCCTGATGGCTCCCTATCAGAACGCCAAGACTGTAGGCAGGGTGAGGACAGAACCTCCTTCTACCTCCCATGTGACTGCGTGAAACAGTTGCACATCAGTTCCACGACGACAACCAGAGAGGTGATCCAGGGCTTGCTGAAGAAGTTCATGGTGTTGGACAACCCTCGCAAGTTTGCCTTGTACAGACAGACGCATCGTGATGGACAAG ATTTGTTCCAGAAACTTCCTCTGTGCGAACGTCCCCTTCTTCTCCGACTGATAGCAGGGCCTGACCCAGAGCAGCTCAGTTTTGTCCTCAAGGAAAACGAGACTGGAGAAGTGGAG TGGCATGCCTTCTCCGTCCCGGAGCTCCAAAACTTCCTGGTCATTCTGGACAAAGAGGAGGCGGAGCGTGTGCGAGCCGTGCAGTCTAAATATACAATGTATAAGCGCAGACTACAGCAAGCTCTACAGCAACACGACCCCTGA
- the dyrk3 gene encoding dual specificity tyrosine-phosphorylation-regulated kinase 3 isoform X1, whose translation MMIISRKPEGPIATARHGDGLYDSYMRTDHILKEDADTNSPSGLPPMPKLAAVSNKGVMRDQITVRGGQLKVKYLYEDSANNRKISAITTVAPPNNGTSGQAASKPAPPTTLSKDHSGDSSDANKGSNDNSGSQVVANGGNTTKLCGPLTPEQAVRLYRSQLTSLEQTEIHSYSDVYFVGPNAKKRSAVAGGSNNCGYDDEQGGYINVPHDHLAYRYEFLKIIGKGSFGQVAKVYDHKLQQHLALKMVRNEKRFHRQAQEEIRILEHLRKQDRSGTMNVVHMLEHFTFRNHICMTFELLSMNLYELIKRNKFQGFSLPLVRKFAHSILQCLEALSRLRIIHCDLKPENILLKQQGRSGIKVIDFGSSCFEHQRVYTYIQSRFYRAPEVIFGARYGLPIDMWSFGCILAELLTGYPLFPGEDEGDQLACVMELLGMPPQKVLDQAKRVKTFINSKGHPRYCGSNTLPTGATVLTASRSRRGKLRGPPASKEWSAALKGCEDATFIDFIKKCLDWDPSSRLTPSQALRHPWLYRRLPKSLPAADRSQGAPAKRLPGDHHSTSFPSITAKGGSGLGTAAANNKLRSNMLGDSGEAIPIRTVLPKLVT comes from the exons ATGATGATCATAAGCAGAAAGCCAGAGGGCCCAATCGCAACAG CGCGTCACGGTGATGGACTTTACGACTCGTACATGAGGACGGACCACATCCTCAAAGAGGACGCAGACACCAACAGTCCTTCTGGCCTGCCCCCCATGCCCAAGCTCGCA GCAGTCAGTAACAAGGGTGTGATGAGGGATCAGATAACCGTACGAGGTGGCCAGCTGAAGGTCAAGTATCTGTACGAGGACTCGGCTAACAATCGCAAGATCAGTGCCATTACCACGGTTGCACCTCCAAACAACGGGACCAGCGGTCAAGCGGCCAGTAAACCGGCACCACCCACCACCTTGTCCAAGGACCACAGCGGTGACAG CTCCGATGCCAATAAGGGCTCCAATGACAACTCTGGCTCTCAAGTGGTTGCCAATGGAGGGAACACGACCAAACTGTGTGGCCCTCTCACGCCAGAACAGGCCGTGAGACTCTACCGGTCTCAACTGACCAGCCTTGAGCAGACGGAGATCCACTCCTACTCGGACGTCTACTTCGTGGGACCCAACGCCAAGAAGAGGTCCGCCGTCGCCGGCGGCAGCAACAATTGCGGATATGACGACGAGCAAGGCGGTTACATCAACGTCCCCCATGACCACCTGGCTTACCGCTACGAGTTTCTCAAG ATTATTGGCAAGGGCAGCTTCGGTCAGGTGGCCAAAGTCTACGATCACAAACTGCAGCAGCACCTGGCTCTGAAGATGGTCCGCAATGAGAAGCGTTTCCACCGCCAGGCGCAGGAGGAGATCCGTATCCTGGAGCACCTGCGGAAGCAGGACCGCAGCGGTACAATGAACGTGGTGCACATGCTGGAACATTTCACCTTCCGCAACCACATTTGCATGACCTTCGAGCTGCTCAGTATGAACCTCTACGAGCTGATCAAGCGCAACAAGTTCCAGGGCTTCAGCTTGCCCCTGGTCAGGAAGTTTGCTCACTCCATCCTGCAGTGCCTGGAAGCCCTGAGTAGGCTCCGAATCATCCACTGTGACCTCAAGCCTGAGAACATTCTGCTCAAGCAGCAGGGACGCAGCGGCATCAAG GTGATTGACTTTGGCTCCAGCTGCTTTGAGCACCAGCGCGTTTACACATACATCCAGTCTCGCTTCTACCGAGCTCCCGAGGTGATCTTCGGCGCTCGCTACGGCCTACCTATCGACATGTGGAGCTTCGGCTGCATCCTAGCCGAGCTGCTGACGGGCTACCCGCTTTTCCCCGGAGAGGACGAAGGCGACCAATTGGCCTGCGTCATGGAGCTGCTGGGCATGCCTCCTCAGAAGGTTCTGGATCAGGCCAAAAGAGTAAAGACCTTCATCAACTCCAAGGGCCACCCCCGCTACTGCGGATCCAACACCCTGCCCACGGGGGCCACCGTGCTGACGGCGTCTCGCTCCCGCCGTGGTAAGTTGAGAGGCCCTCCGGCTAGCAAAGAGTGGAGCGCTGCGCTCAAAGGTTGCGAGGATGCCACCTTTATTGACTTCATCAAGAAGTGTTTGGACTGGGACCCGTCATCTCGGCTGACTCCCAGCCAGGCCCTCAGACACCCTTGGCTCTATCGGCGGCTGCCCAAATCGTTGCCCGCGGCCGATCGGAGCCAAGGGGCCCCCGCCAAGCGCCTCCCCGGGGATCACCACAGCACATCCTTCCCTTCCATCACAGCCAAGGGGGGATCAGGCCTGGGCACCGCCGCTGCTAACAACAAACTGAGAAGCAACATGTTGGGGGATTCAGGCGAGGCCATACCTATTCGCACAGTCCTACCCAAACTCGTCActtag
- the dyrk3 gene encoding dual specificity tyrosine-phosphorylation-regulated kinase 3 isoform X2 has protein sequence MRDQITVRGGQLKVKYLYEDSANNRKISAITTVAPPNNGTSGQAASKPAPPTTLSKDHSGDSSDANKGSNDNSGSQVVANGGNTTKLCGPLTPEQAVRLYRSQLTSLEQTEIHSYSDVYFVGPNAKKRSAVAGGSNNCGYDDEQGGYINVPHDHLAYRYEFLKIIGKGSFGQVAKVYDHKLQQHLALKMVRNEKRFHRQAQEEIRILEHLRKQDRSGTMNVVHMLEHFTFRNHICMTFELLSMNLYELIKRNKFQGFSLPLVRKFAHSILQCLEALSRLRIIHCDLKPENILLKQQGRSGIKVIDFGSSCFEHQRVYTYIQSRFYRAPEVIFGARYGLPIDMWSFGCILAELLTGYPLFPGEDEGDQLACVMELLGMPPQKVLDQAKRVKTFINSKGHPRYCGSNTLPTGATVLTASRSRRGKLRGPPASKEWSAALKGCEDATFIDFIKKCLDWDPSSRLTPSQALRHPWLYRRLPKSLPAADRSQGAPAKRLPGDHHSTSFPSITAKGGSGLGTAAANNKLRSNMLGDSGEAIPIRTVLPKLVT, from the exons ATGAGGGATCAGATAACCGTACGAGGTGGCCAGCTGAAGGTCAAGTATCTGTACGAGGACTCGGCTAACAATCGCAAGATCAGTGCCATTACCACGGTTGCACCTCCAAACAACGGGACCAGCGGTCAAGCGGCCAGTAAACCGGCACCACCCACCACCTTGTCCAAGGACCACAGCGGTGACAG CTCCGATGCCAATAAGGGCTCCAATGACAACTCTGGCTCTCAAGTGGTTGCCAATGGAGGGAACACGACCAAACTGTGTGGCCCTCTCACGCCAGAACAGGCCGTGAGACTCTACCGGTCTCAACTGACCAGCCTTGAGCAGACGGAGATCCACTCCTACTCGGACGTCTACTTCGTGGGACCCAACGCCAAGAAGAGGTCCGCCGTCGCCGGCGGCAGCAACAATTGCGGATATGACGACGAGCAAGGCGGTTACATCAACGTCCCCCATGACCACCTGGCTTACCGCTACGAGTTTCTCAAG ATTATTGGCAAGGGCAGCTTCGGTCAGGTGGCCAAAGTCTACGATCACAAACTGCAGCAGCACCTGGCTCTGAAGATGGTCCGCAATGAGAAGCGTTTCCACCGCCAGGCGCAGGAGGAGATCCGTATCCTGGAGCACCTGCGGAAGCAGGACCGCAGCGGTACAATGAACGTGGTGCACATGCTGGAACATTTCACCTTCCGCAACCACATTTGCATGACCTTCGAGCTGCTCAGTATGAACCTCTACGAGCTGATCAAGCGCAACAAGTTCCAGGGCTTCAGCTTGCCCCTGGTCAGGAAGTTTGCTCACTCCATCCTGCAGTGCCTGGAAGCCCTGAGTAGGCTCCGAATCATCCACTGTGACCTCAAGCCTGAGAACATTCTGCTCAAGCAGCAGGGACGCAGCGGCATCAAG GTGATTGACTTTGGCTCCAGCTGCTTTGAGCACCAGCGCGTTTACACATACATCCAGTCTCGCTTCTACCGAGCTCCCGAGGTGATCTTCGGCGCTCGCTACGGCCTACCTATCGACATGTGGAGCTTCGGCTGCATCCTAGCCGAGCTGCTGACGGGCTACCCGCTTTTCCCCGGAGAGGACGAAGGCGACCAATTGGCCTGCGTCATGGAGCTGCTGGGCATGCCTCCTCAGAAGGTTCTGGATCAGGCCAAAAGAGTAAAGACCTTCATCAACTCCAAGGGCCACCCCCGCTACTGCGGATCCAACACCCTGCCCACGGGGGCCACCGTGCTGACGGCGTCTCGCTCCCGCCGTGGTAAGTTGAGAGGCCCTCCGGCTAGCAAAGAGTGGAGCGCTGCGCTCAAAGGTTGCGAGGATGCCACCTTTATTGACTTCATCAAGAAGTGTTTGGACTGGGACCCGTCATCTCGGCTGACTCCCAGCCAGGCCCTCAGACACCCTTGGCTCTATCGGCGGCTGCCCAAATCGTTGCCCGCGGCCGATCGGAGCCAAGGGGCCCCCGCCAAGCGCCTCCCCGGGGATCACCACAGCACATCCTTCCCTTCCATCACAGCCAAGGGGGGATCAGGCCTGGGCACCGCCGCTGCTAACAACAAACTGAGAAGCAACATGTTGGGGGATTCAGGCGAGGCCATACCTATTCGCACAGTCCTACCCAAACTCGTCActtag